One genomic segment of Epinephelus fuscoguttatus linkage group LG19, E.fuscoguttatus.final_Chr_v1 includes these proteins:
- the si:ch211-198m17.1 gene encoding uncharacterized protein si:ch211-198m17.1 isoform X1 → MFVRYLPVVFLLSAVSKGMTTTDPLTQNVTTAPAVTASSNSSSSYSTSSLPTSTLSVISTFTEHNNVTTSSPTDSPSAPTTGSPLSTASPETSQPNTTSENTSTTTPVPDNTPPITHTSSDITTSAPITHTVNETTTSALITHTSNETTTNAPITHASNETTTSAPITHTSNETTTSAPITHTSNETTTSALITHTVNETTTSAPITHTVNETTTSAPITHTNNETTTSAPITHTSNETTTSAPITHTVNETTTSAPITHTVNETTTSAPITHTVNETTTIAPITHTVNETTTSAPITHTINETTTSAPITHTNNETTTSALITNTVNQTTTSAPITHTSNMTTTSAPITHTVNETTTSAAITHTNETTTSAPITNTANETTTSAPITNTANETTTSAPITHTVNETTTSAAITHTVNETTTSAPITHTINETTTSAPITHTNNETTTNAPITHTVNETTTSAPITHTSNMTTTSAPITHTVNETTTSAAITHTNETTTSAPITNTANETTTSAPITHTVNETTTSAAITHTNKTTTSAPITNTVNETTTSALITHTSNETTTSAPITHTVNETTTSAPITHTVNETTTSAPITHTETTTSAPITNTVNETTTSAPITHTVNETTTSAPITHTNETTTSALITHTSNETTTSAPITHTVNETTTSAPITHTVNETTTSAPITHTNNETTTSAPITNSVNETTTSAPITHTNNETTTSAPITNTVNETTTSAPITHTVNETTTSAPITHTNNETTTSAPITHTVNETTTSAPITHTNNETTTSAPITHTVNETTTSAPITHTNNETTTSAPITHTVNETTTSAPITHTNNETTTSAPITNTVNDTTTSAPITHTVNETTTSAPITNTVNETTTSAPITHTVNETTTSAPITHTVNETTTSAPITHTNNETTTSAPTTNTINETTTSAPITHTVNETTTSAPITHTNNETTTSAPTTNTVNQTTTSAPITHTINETTTSAPITHTVNETTTSAPITHTINETTTSAPITHTNETTTSAPITHTVNETTTSAPITHTVNETTTGAPITHTINETTTSAPITHTVNDTITTITTSAVLTTTTLTNSTNPSPETPASTTTPLSSAVTTHTTLTAGTPSSSPTSISTSSSLPTNTSPGSSTASPTGNSTTPSPSTTTSGVTGHTTLTHSTETANGTTTASSTTTPTSATTISTGTTITGTTLRPTDITTKNATTTPAPITTITTGTTITTGTTLRPTDVTTKNTTTTPAPITTITTGTTITGTTLRPTDITTKNATTTTSAPNTTIITGTTIRPTDITTKNTTTTPAPIITTTITTGTTIATATTLRPTDITTNSTTAVPPIPPAIVCPAIPCPLESVCLNGTCQCITGSFLVDGQCERAQVFPGQLHITSLEFEKGMSDRSSEIFRKTAAEISAALRDALKNEPGYKQSDVVQLQPGSVQATVNNIFENTSSTQESVDQAINKAIATSTNELFANATFTSTNLCAQEPFPCDVSTTMCTDIKGRAVCSCKEGYISILYSNTSCKACPSGQKAVGDTCQPCAFGYAGFNCNDSALLAVVVISCVLGGILLIIVLALLIYCCWRGCSKSKADYSSSPYSSGDVSQPWPTGITPIPRATTNFDAATPIEMTEGGSTHVLVDKKHQTNGSGFQQKQKGWKKSGSYDLNPEGMNTFKGKNPSRYSYLVQGHENPYFLPGDDKS, encoded by the exons GAATGACTACAACGGATCCCCTAACACAAAATGTCACCACAGCTCCTGCTGTAACTGCGAGCTCAAATTCAAGCAGCAGCTACTCAACCAGCAGTTTACCAACTTCAACCCTATCAGTCATCAGCACTTTTACTGAGCACAATAACGTCACCACCAGCAGTCCAACTGACTCTCCATCAGCTCCAACCACAGGTTCACCGCTGTCCACTGCAAGCCCAGAGACAAGCCAACCCAACACCACCAGTGAGAATACAAGTACAACAACACCTGTTCCAGATAACACTCCACCAatcacacacaccagcagcgACATAACTACAAGTGCACCAATTACACACACCGTCAACGAGACAACTACGAGTGCACTGATCACACATACCAGCAACGAGACCACTACAAATGCACCGATCACACACGCCAGCAACGAGACAACTACAAGTGCACCGATCACACATACCAGCAACGAAACAACTACAAGTGCACCGATCACACACACCAGCAACGAGACAACTACGAGTGCGCTGATAACACACACCGTCAACGAGACCACTACGAGTGCACCGATTACACACACTGTCAACGAGACAACTACAAGTGCACCgatcacacacaccaacaatgAGACCACTACAAGTGCACCAATCACACACACTAGTAACGAGACAACTACAAGTGCACCGATCACACACACCGTCAATGAGACAACTACGAGTGCACCAATTACACACACCGTCAACGAGACCACTACAAGTGCACCAATTACACACACTGTCAACGAGACAACTACAATTGCACCGATCACACACACCGTCAATGAGACAACTACGAGTGCACCAATTACACACACCATCAACGAGACAACTACAAGTGCACCGatcacacacactaacaatgaGACAACTACAAGTGCACTGATCACAAACACCGTCAACCAGACCACCACAAGTGCACCGATCACACACACCAGCAACATGACAACTACGAGTGCACCGATCACACACACCGTCAACGAGACCACTACGAGTGCAGCGATCACACACACCAACGAGACAACTACAAGTGCACCCATCACAAACACGGCCAATGAGACAACTACAAGTGCACCCATCACAAACACGGCCAATGAGACAACTACAAGTGCACCGATCACACACACCGTCAACGAGACCACTACGAGTGCAGCGATCACACACACCGTCAATGAGACAACTACAAGTGCACCAATTACACACACCATCAACGAGACAACTACAAGTGCACCGatcacacacactaacaacGAGACAACTACAAATGCACCAATCACACACACCGTCAACGAGACCACTACAAGTGCACCGATCACACACACCAGCAACATGACAACTACGAGTGCACCGATCACACACACCGTCAACGAGACCACTACGAGTGCAGCGATCACACACACCAACGAGACAACTACAAGTGCACCCATCACAAACACGGCCAATGAGACAACTACAAGTGCACCGATCACACACACCGTCAACGAGACCACTACGAGTGCAGCgatcacacacaccaacaagaCAACTACAAGTGCACCCATCACAAACACCGTCAACGAGACAACTACAAGTGCGCTGATAACACACACTAGTAACGAGACAACTACGAGTGCACCGATCACACACACCGTCAATGAGACAACTACAAGTGCACCGATCACACACACCGTCAACGAGACCACTACAAGTGCACCGATCACACACACCGAGACAACTACAAGTGCACCCATCACAAACACCGTCAATGAGACCACTACTAGTGCACCAATTACACACACCGTCAACGAGACCACTACGAGTGCACCGATCACACACACCAACGAGACAACTACAAGCGCGCTGATAACACACACTAGTAACGAGACAACTACGAGTGCACCAATCACACACACCGTCAATGAGACAACTACGAGTGCACCAATTACACACACCGTCAACGAGACAACTACAAGTGCACCaatcacacacaccaacaacgAGACAACTACAAGTGCACCGATCACAAACTCCGTCAACGAGACAACTACAAGTGCACCaatcacacacaccaacaacgAGACAACTACAAGTGCACCGATCACAAACACCGTCAACGAGACAACTACAAGTGCACCAATCACACACACCGTCAACGAGACCACTACGAGTGCACCgatcacacacaccaacaacgAGACAACTACAAGTGCACCAATCACACACACCGTCAACGAGACCACTACGAGTGCACCgatcacacacaccaacaacgAGACAACTACAAGTGCACCGATCACACACACCGTCAACGAGACCACTACGAGTGCACCgatcacacacaccaacaacgAGACAACTACAAGTGCACCAATCACACACACCGTCAACGAGACCACTACGAGTGCACCgatcacacacaccaacaacgAGACAACTACAAGTGCACCGATCACAAACACCGTCAATGATACCACTACAAGTGCACCAATTACACACACCGTCAACGAGACAACTACAAGTGCACCGATCACAAACACCGTCAATGAGACAACTACAAGTGCACCAATTACACACACCGTCAACGAGACAACTACAAGTGCACCAATTACACACACCGTCAACGAGACAACTACAAGTGCACCgatcacacacaccaacaacgAGACAACTACAAGTGCACCAACCACAAACACCATCAATGAGACAACTACAAGTGCACCAATTACACACACCGTCAACGAGACCACTACAAGTGCACCgatcacacacaccaacaacgAGACAACTACAAGTGCACCAACCACAAACACCGTCAACCAGACAACTACAAGTGCACCAATCACACACACCATCAACGAGACAACTACAAGTGCACCGATCACACACACCGTCAATGAGACAACTACAAGTGCACCGATCACACACACCATCAACGAGACAACTACGAGTGCACCGATCACACACACCAATGAGACCACTACAAGTGCACCAATTACACACACCGTCAACGAGACAACTACAAGTGCACCGATCACACACACCGTCAACGAGACCACTACAGGTGCACCGATCACACACACCATCAATGAGACAACTACAAGTGCACCAATCACACACACCGTCAATGATACCATCACAACAATAACCACTTCAGCTGTTCTAACTACAACTACACTAACAAACTCTACTAACCCCTCTCCTGAGACTCCTGCATCCACCACCACACCCCTATCCTCTGctgtcaccacacacacaacactcaCAGCTGGAaccccttcctcttcacctACCTCCATCTCCACCTCCAGTTCACTCCCTACAAATACCTCCCCAGGCAGTAGCACCGCATCCCCCACTGGAAATTCCACCACCCCTAGTCCCTCAACAACCACCTCAGGAG TTACTGGCCACACCACTTTGACTCATTCAACTGAAACAGCTAATGGCACTACAACAGCCTCATCCACCACCACACCAACCTCCGCCACTACTATCTCTACTGGTACCACCATCACTGGAACCACCCTGCGACCAACAGACATCACCACCAAAAATGCTACCACCACTCCAGcccccatcaccaccatcacaacTGGCACTACCATTACTACTGGTACAACCCTACGACCAACAGACGTCACTACCAAAAATACTACCACCACTCCAGcccccatcaccaccatcactaCTGGTACCACCATCACTGGTACCACCCTGCGACCAACAGACATCACCACCAAAAATGCTACCACCACCACTTCAGCCCCCAACACCACCATCATTACTGGTACCACCATACGACCAACAGATATCACTACCAAAAATACTACCACCACTCCAGCccccatcatcaccaccaccattaCTACTGGTACCACTATCGCTACTGCTACGACCCTGCGACCAACAGACATCACCACCAACTCCACCACAGCAGTCCCACCCATCCCTCCAGCCATAG TGTGCCCTGCCATCCCATGCCCTCTTGAAAGCGTCTGTCTTAATGGTACTTGCCAGTGTATCACCGGTAGCTTTCTGGTGGATGGCCAATGTGAACGCG CCCAAGTGTTCCCCGGCCAGCTTCATATCACCTCCTTGGAATTTGAAAAAGGAATGAGCGACAGGTCCTCAGAAATATTCCGGAAGACAGCAGCGGAGATCTCAGCAGCG CTCAGAGATGCCCTCAAGAATGAGCCGGGGTATAAACAATCTGATGTTGTGCAACTTca ACCAGGAAGTGTCCAAGCAACTGTAAATAACATCTTTGAGAACACCAGTTCCACCCAAGAGTCTGTCGATCAGGCCATTAATAAGGCTATAGCCACCTCAACAAATGAACTGTTTGCTAATGCTACGTTTACAA GTACAAACCTGTGTGCACAGGAGCCATTTCCCTGTGATGTCTCCACCACaatgtgcacagatataaaagGCCGGGCTGTGTGTTCCTGCAAAGAGGGCTACATCTCCATCCTGTACTCAAACACCAGCTGCAAAG cATGTCCAAGCGGGCAGAAGGCAGTGGGGGACACGTGTCAACC atgtgcGTTTGGATATGCTGGCTTCAACTGCAATGACT cgGCTCTGCTGGCAGTTGTGGTCATCTCCTGTGTACTCGGAGGAATTCTTCTGATCATTGTCCTGGCTTTGCTCATATACTGCTGCTG GAGGGGATGCTCAAAGAGCAAGGCAGACTACAGCAGCAGTCCGTACTCATCAGGTGACGTGAGCCAGCCCTGGCCCACTGGCATCACCCCCATCCCCCGCGCCACAACTAACTTTGATGCAGCTACTCCCATAGAGATGACAGAAGGGGGCAGCACTCATGTCCTGGTGGACAAAAAGCATCAAACCAATGGCTCG GGGTTTCAGCAGAAGCAGAAAGGATGGAAAAAG TCGGGATCATACGATCTCAACCCAGAAGGAATGAACACCTTCAAAGGTAAAAATCCATCCCGTTACTCCTATCTGGTCCAAGGCCACGAGAACCCCTACTTCTTACCAGGAGACGACAAGAGCTGA